A genomic segment from Chitinophaga flava encodes:
- a CDS encoding RagB/SusD family nutrient uptake outer membrane protein, with translation MKNIYHRLVLLGALAAFSACEKDLQYKSYGDLSSVVSTTEGAVAAVNAAYTGLAGGADWQGGWDAGTYGWRTQAMMTTDEGVCSWGGNWIPLRDLNYTPDFGWVTHNYERYTPYISRITITLDEMEKMQIDADLKKRYIGELKALRAHYAELLYFNYGPFTIITDPKIAANPNAPYVPRPTKDVVVAQIEKDYKDAAAVLPDKFTGKDYGRFSKAAALTGLMKLYMHEKRWNDALTTGQDITKMGYSLLPNYEDNFSTASKGGSSAEMILAVVCSSSGGDQYSNMWLAHALPSDYVDSTGIPLTAWGGYKMPWSSYDKFDKKDKRLKVLLESYPAGKTPDGKVIYKNARTSGALGAIPMKFAPDPSRANSQNSSIDFPIYRYADVLLMLAECINEVNGAPTQQAYDAINAVRARAGLSDLPVGLPKDQFLARIQDERLFELWGEGWRKDDLIRWNLFIQRAINDGSTTAQAYKVLLPLPRTVITQSNGVIKQNEGYN, from the coding sequence ATGAAAAACATATATCATCGACTCGTTTTGCTGGGAGCCCTCGCTGCTTTCAGTGCGTGTGAAAAAGATCTGCAATATAAAAGTTATGGTGACCTCTCTTCGGTGGTGAGCACTACCGAAGGCGCCGTAGCCGCTGTCAACGCAGCCTATACAGGACTCGCCGGTGGCGCGGACTGGCAAGGGGGCTGGGATGCCGGCACCTATGGCTGGCGCACCCAGGCCATGATGACCACCGACGAAGGAGTATGCTCCTGGGGTGGCAACTGGATACCACTGCGCGACCTGAACTATACACCCGACTTTGGCTGGGTAACGCATAACTATGAACGCTATACGCCCTACATCTCCCGGATCACCATCACCCTGGATGAAATGGAGAAGATGCAGATCGATGCTGACCTGAAGAAAAGATATATCGGAGAGCTGAAAGCGCTGAGAGCACATTATGCAGAGCTGCTGTATTTCAACTACGGGCCTTTCACCATCATCACAGATCCTAAAATAGCGGCCAACCCTAACGCGCCCTATGTACCAAGACCTACCAAAGATGTAGTGGTAGCACAGATTGAAAAGGATTACAAAGATGCGGCGGCAGTTCTCCCCGACAAATTCACCGGCAAGGATTACGGCCGTTTCTCCAAAGCTGCAGCTCTCACCGGTTTGATGAAGCTGTATATGCATGAGAAAAGATGGAATGATGCCCTCACTACCGGACAGGATATCACCAAAATGGGATATAGCCTGCTGCCCAACTACGAAGACAATTTCAGCACTGCCAGCAAAGGTGGTAGCTCTGCTGAGATGATTCTCGCAGTGGTATGCTCTTCTTCTGGTGGCGACCAGTATTCCAACATGTGGCTGGCCCATGCTCTTCCTTCTGATTATGTAGATTCAACCGGCATCCCACTTACCGCCTGGGGTGGTTATAAAATGCCATGGTCTTCCTACGATAAATTTGACAAAAAAGACAAACGTCTCAAAGTACTGCTGGAGTCCTATCCCGCCGGTAAAACACCTGATGGTAAGGTGATCTACAAAAACGCCAGGACTTCCGGCGCCCTGGGAGCTATTCCTATGAAATTTGCGCCAGACCCGTCCAGGGCCAATTCACAAAACAGCAGCATCGATTTCCCAATCTATCGTTATGCCGATGTATTGCTGATGCTGGCAGAATGTATCAATGAAGTGAACGGTGCTCCTACCCAGCAAGCATATGATGCTATCAATGCTGTGCGCGCAAGAGCGGGCCTCAGCGATCTGCCGGTCGGTTTACCTAAAGACCAGTTCCTGGCACGTATTCAGGACGAACGTTTGTTTGAGCTTTGGGGAGAAGGATGGAGAAAAGATGATCTGATCCGCTGGAACCTGTTTATACAAAGAGCCATCAACGACGGCTCTACGACTGCACAGGCTTACAAGGTATTATTACCTTTACCGAGGACAGTGATTACCCAGAGCAACGGGGTTATCAAACAAAATGAGGGATATAACTAG
- a CDS encoding TonB-dependent receptor, translating to MRITTTLMLTAFISLCAAASAQKVTLSEKNASLATVLRQLRNQTGYNFFYVKDHLNAANPVNVSLVNAPLNEALKDIFEGQPLTYQIEGKEITIRRKSTPVVTATLATVHGKIIDEEGVPLPFVSVAIKGSQKGAISNVDGAFTLDLNKGDIITVRSVGFDSQEIVYNGQATIEIRMKKSTNSLTDVVVIGYGAVKQKNLTGAVTTVKGKDLNISASSSFQSALQGKASGVQVVQPTGQPGAGVKVQIRSNPSFADAGVLYVVDGVPISGAPVQPGTGTKYGDGGADQSPLNFINPNDIASIEFLKDASAASIYGARAGAGVVLITTKKGNSGKPKVEYTGSYGAQNVDKMYPVYGAADYMQQRNLLKEEMWYRDNKIAPYYGNTDASTVTPYKPIYSQSQIDSAYNNKEKATDAITRAGYTQQHNLSFSGGNGKTTYYASGNYFDQKGVIVGTDFKRYNGRLSLDQVISDKIKIGASIIVSNSTSNNAITKGVLENGGIITSAIYWAPVQPLQLPDGSYPVSPYYPNIPNPLSYATVTDQTVANRVLSSAYGEWTIIPGLKANARFSYDNSNSKRSTYLPRTFYYGAQVNGSASIAQSEAKSSLLEYTLAYNKTLSDRHSISAVAGYSYQKSGWERFNAANQGFLSDVSSYYDLGAGQAIKPSVGSNKSETIWASYFARAIYTFKGNVTLQASIRRDGSSVFADNKKWGYFPGVSAGWVLSDEPFMRSLNALSFLKLRAGYGETGNSNFGEAAAKLYNTSQSPYFGSGNLNSGLVLARDANPNLTWETAGELNTGIDFGLFNNRITGSVDYYNKTIRNLIYYVKYPTGFVIDGVYRNAGKTRSTGYEISLQTRNIVSDKGFTWSTSLNFSHYLNYWVERSPEARSVLKPYEIATGKGALFNPIFGYISNGIYKGDKGSAPAQMPGMLPGGLILEDRHGYDGNGNLVGPDGTITEADRTYLGNKDPRFNFGIGNQFSYKNFDLSIFFSGMVQKKWSPYLSGRITENTMNAFGFNAMPVSSDRWNIKNTNGNFPTSLTDGSYSQFQNEASYWLSNASFLRCRNITLGYALPGKVLEKQKLFSAVRFSFDVQNPFTITKYPGLDPELDPDNFYPLVKSYVFGINVSF from the coding sequence ATGCGAATCACCACCACGCTAATGCTTACCGCTTTTATCAGTTTGTGTGCTGCCGCCAGCGCTCAAAAGGTCACACTCTCTGAAAAAAATGCTTCACTCGCAACTGTCCTCCGCCAACTTAGAAATCAGACGGGATACAATTTCTTTTATGTAAAAGATCACCTCAACGCGGCCAATCCCGTGAATGTTTCACTGGTGAATGCTCCGCTGAATGAGGCATTAAAAGACATCTTTGAAGGTCAGCCGCTCACTTACCAGATCGAAGGAAAAGAAATCACGATCAGGAGAAAGAGTACACCAGTGGTAACTGCCACCCTGGCTACCGTACACGGAAAAATAATTGATGAAGAAGGTGTTCCCCTGCCTTTTGTCAGCGTAGCGATCAAAGGCTCGCAAAAAGGCGCCATCTCCAATGTAGACGGTGCGTTTACCCTGGACCTCAACAAAGGCGACATCATTACCGTTCGCTCAGTAGGTTTTGACTCACAGGAAATCGTCTACAACGGCCAGGCTACCATCGAAATCCGGATGAAGAAATCCACCAACAGCCTGACTGACGTAGTCGTAATCGGCTACGGCGCAGTAAAACAAAAGAACTTAACCGGTGCGGTGACCACCGTTAAAGGCAAAGACCTTAACATCAGCGCATCTTCCTCTTTTCAATCGGCCTTACAGGGTAAAGCCTCCGGCGTACAGGTAGTGCAGCCTACCGGTCAGCCTGGAGCAGGTGTTAAAGTACAGATCAGAAGTAACCCTTCCTTTGCCGATGCAGGTGTACTGTATGTAGTAGACGGTGTGCCTATCAGCGGCGCTCCCGTACAGCCCGGAACCGGCACCAAATACGGCGATGGAGGTGCAGATCAGTCACCGCTCAACTTTATCAATCCTAATGATATCGCTTCTATCGAATTCCTGAAGGATGCCAGCGCCGCCTCCATTTACGGTGCCAGAGCTGGTGCCGGCGTGGTGCTCATCACCACCAAAAAAGGAAATTCCGGTAAACCTAAAGTGGAATATACCGGCAGCTATGGCGCACAGAACGTGGATAAAATGTATCCAGTATATGGCGCAGCAGATTACATGCAGCAACGCAATCTGCTGAAAGAAGAAATGTGGTACCGCGACAATAAGATAGCACCCTACTATGGTAACACCGATGCTTCTACCGTTACACCTTACAAACCGATCTATTCCCAGTCTCAGATAGATTCAGCCTATAACAACAAGGAAAAAGCGACAGACGCCATTACCCGTGCAGGCTACACGCAGCAGCATAATCTCTCCTTTTCCGGTGGTAACGGCAAAACTACCTACTATGCTTCCGGCAACTACTTCGATCAGAAAGGGGTGATCGTTGGCACCGACTTTAAACGCTACAACGGCCGGCTGAGCCTCGACCAGGTTATATCTGACAAAATTAAAATAGGCGCCAGCATTATTGTTTCCAATTCTACCTCCAACAACGCCATTACCAAAGGTGTGCTGGAAAACGGCGGTATCATTACCTCCGCTATCTACTGGGCACCGGTACAGCCATTACAGTTGCCCGATGGCAGCTACCCTGTAAGTCCTTATTATCCTAACATCCCTAATCCTTTGTCTTACGCCACTGTTACAGACCAGACCGTAGCCAACCGTGTACTGAGCAGCGCCTATGGCGAATGGACCATTATTCCCGGACTGAAGGCCAACGCACGTTTCAGCTATGATAACTCCAACTCCAAAAGATCTACTTACCTGCCCCGCACTTTCTACTATGGCGCTCAGGTAAACGGATCTGCCAGCATTGCCCAGTCAGAAGCTAAATCCAGCCTGCTGGAATATACCCTTGCCTATAACAAAACATTATCCGACAGACACAGCATCAGCGCTGTAGCTGGCTACAGCTACCAGAAATCAGGCTGGGAACGTTTCAATGCTGCCAACCAGGGCTTCCTCTCCGATGTGTCCAGCTATTATGACCTCGGCGCCGGTCAGGCTATCAAACCCTCTGTAGGTTCCAATAAGTCAGAAACTATATGGGCTTCCTACTTCGCCAGAGCTATCTACACATTCAAAGGTAACGTCACTTTACAGGCGTCTATCCGTCGTGATGGCTCCTCTGTTTTCGCTGACAACAAAAAATGGGGTTACTTCCCCGGCGTATCTGCCGGCTGGGTTCTCTCCGATGAACCGTTTATGCGTTCACTCAATGCCCTCTCCTTCCTGAAACTGAGAGCTGGCTACGGTGAAACCGGCAACAGTAACTTCGGTGAAGCTGCCGCCAAATTGTACAACACTTCCCAAAGTCCTTATTTCGGTTCCGGCAACCTTAACTCTGGTCTGGTACTGGCACGCGATGCCAACCCTAATCTGACCTGGGAAACCGCTGGTGAACTGAATACCGGTATTGACTTCGGTTTGTTTAACAACCGGATCACCGGTTCAGTAGACTACTACAATAAAACCATCCGTAATCTCATCTATTACGTGAAATACCCTACCGGTTTTGTGATCGATGGTGTATATCGTAATGCCGGCAAAACCAGATCTACTGGTTATGAGATCAGCCTGCAAACCAGAAACATCGTATCTGACAAAGGTTTCACTTGGTCTACCTCCCTCAATTTCTCCCACTACCTCAACTATTGGGTAGAACGTTCTCCGGAGGCCAGAAGTGTACTCAAACCATACGAAATAGCTACTGGTAAAGGCGCCCTGTTCAACCCTATCTTTGGTTATATCTCCAACGGTATCTATAAAGGCGATAAAGGCTCCGCACCGGCACAGATGCCAGGCATGCTACCCGGAGGTCTTATCCTGGAAGACAGACATGGTTATGATGGCAACGGCAACCTCGTTGGCCCCGATGGCACCATCACAGAGGCCGACAGGACTTACCTGGGCAACAAGGATCCTCGTTTTAACTTCGGTATCGGTAACCAGTTCTCCTATAAAAACTTCGACCTGAGCATTTTCTTCTCAGGAATGGTACAGAAAAAATGGTCTCCTTATCTCTCCGGCAGGATTACAGAAAATACCATGAATGCCTTTGGTTTTAATGCCATGCCGGTATCTTCCGATCGCTGGAACATCAAAAACACAAACGGAAACTTCCCTACATCCCTGACAGACGGCTCCTACTCCCAGTTCCAGAATGAAGCCAGCTACTGGTTATCCAACGCATCATTCCTGCGCTGCCGCAACATCACCCTGGGTTATGCCCTGCCAGGCAAAGTGCTGGAAAAACAAAAACTGTTTTCTGCAGTCCGTTTCTCATTCGATGTACAGAATCCATTTACCATCACCAAATACCCCGGACTTGATCCAGAGCTGGATCCGGACAACTTCTATCCGCTCGTAAAAAGTTATGTATTTGGCATCAATGTATCCTTCTAA